CGGCCCGACGAGGAGACGATCAGCGCCGTGCTCGGTGGGCAGGTCGCGCGCGACACGGAGTTCGCCTCGGACGGTGTCGCGCTGATCCTGCGCTCGCTGCCGCTGCGCCCGATGGGGGAGCTGGTCGGTGGCCTGATCCTGCTCCGCGACGTGACCGACCTGCGCCGGCGTGACCGCGAGCTGGTCACCAAGGACGCCACCATCCGGGAGATCCACCACCGGGTGAAGAACAACCTGCAGACAGTGGCTGCGCTGCTCCGCCTCCAGGCGCGGCGCATGGACAACCCGGATGCGCGGGCCGCGCTTGAGGAGGCCGTACGCCGGGTCGGGTCGATCGCCATCGTCCACGAAACGCTCAGCCAGGCAGTCGAGGAGCACGTCCCGTTCGACGAGATCGCTGACCGGCTGGGTCGCATGGTCACCGATGTCGGCGGGCTCGGCGACGCCGTCGAGGTACGCCGCGAGGGCAGCTTCGGCGTCCTCGTCTCCGAGGTCGCGACTCCGCTGGCGATGGTGCTCACCGAGGTCCTCCAGAACGCCGTCGAGCACGCCTACTCCGTGGGGAACGGTGGCCGCATCCGCGTCGAGGCGCGCCGACTCGTCGGACGGCTCCACGTCACCGTCGAGGACGATGGCGCAGGGCTGCCCGAAGGGTTCGACCTGGACGCATCGAGCAGCCTGGGGCTGTCGATCGTGCGCACCCTGGTCGAGTCGGAGCTCGACGGTCAGCTCTCACTGGGGCCGGCGCATGCTCCGCTCACCGGCGGAACGCGGGTCGAGATCGACGTGCCGGTGTCGTGAGGTCGCTCGATGCCGGCCCGGTGCAGGGGTCGGTCAGGCGGTGCGGACGCGGGCCCGGGCGTTGCGGCGCTTCAGCGCACGACGCTCGTCCTCGCTGAGTCCTCCCCAGACGCCGTGGTCCTGTCCCGCCTCCAACGCCCACGCGAGACACTGCTCGCGCACGTCGCAGCGACGGCACACCTGCTTGGCCTCCTCGATCTGGAGGATGGCCGGACCGGTGTTGCCGATCGGGAAGAACAGCTCCGGATCCTCGTCGAGGCATGCAGAGCGATGGCGCCAATCCACGGCTGGGGAACTCCCTCTATCGTCAGTTCACGCGTCCGGGTCTTTGAGAGCCGTCGCGAAAGTAAGTGGCGTTGTGAACGAGTTCACGAGCGCATCAGCAAGGTTCGCAAGAGTTGAGGCATAGGACAACCCCTGACAACCGTCACTTTGATCACAGATAGATTGGCAACGTGCCCGCCTCATCTGTGATTCCCGCTCCGCTGCGTGTCGCTGCGGCCTTCACTGCCCTGCAGGCGGTGGTCCTCGTGGTCTTGTCGATTGTCCAGATAGTGAACTTCTCGGGCGATCGAGTGGCCATGAACCTGACCACGATCGCGTTCTTCCTGCTCTGCGCGGTCGGCCTGGCTCTCTGCGCCCGGGCCCTGGTCCTCGGACACTCGTGGGCCCGCAGCCCGATCGTGCTCGCCCAGCTGATCCAGCTCGGCCTCGCCTGGAGCTTCGTGCAGGGAGGGGCGGGCAGCGGCGACAAGGCGGTGGCCTGGGTGCTCGCTGCCCTCGCACTGACCGTCCTGGTCGGCATCTTCCACCCGCGGAGCCTCGAGCACCTCGCCGACGAGGCCTGACTCCGCGTCAGGTGCGGCTCAGGCGGTGCCGTAGTCGCGCCAGCGCTCGCGCCTGCACCCGAGACACCTGCATCTGGCTGATCCCGAGCTCGGTCGCGACCTGCTCCTGGGTCAGCTCCTGCAAGAACCGGAGGACCAGCACCGTGCGCTCGGTCGGTGGCATCACGGCCAGATGTGCGTGCAGGTCGGTGCGGAGCTCGACGTCCTCGAAGCCCCCATCAGTGACTTCCCCGTCGACCCCCTCGTCGATCGGCACGGTGGACTGGGGATCGAGTGCGGTGGCCACTCGCCGCCGCGGCGCAGCCAGCCGCTCGGCGACCTCGTCGACGCGTGGTGTGCGCCCGAACTCCTGGGCGAGCGCCGCGGCCGCCGCAAGCGCCCTGGGACGCAGCTCGTGGACGTCACGGGGGAGACGGACGGTGCTCGCCCGGTCGCGCAGGTGGCGGCGCATCTCGCCGACGATCGTGGGAATCGCGTAGCCCACGAACGGGACTCCCCGCTCTGCGTCGTACCGGTCGATGGCGTGGATCAGCCCGATCGTGCCGACCTGGACCAGGTCCTCGAGTGGCTCACCGCGGTCCCGGAACCGCCACGCGCAGCGCTGCACGAGCGGCAGGTGCTGGTCCAGCAGCTCGTCGCGGGAGGTCGGATCGGCCATGGCTCCATCGAACGCTCCCGCCGCCGACCGCGCCACCTGCTCTCCACAGGCAGCGGATCAGCGCTGAGTGACCCGGGGGAGATGCAACAGGGCCCGGTCCGCCGAAGCGGACCGGGCCCTGCAGAGAAGAACGTCAGGCCTTCTTGGTCTCCCAGAAGATGGCCGCGATCTCGTCGATCTTGGCGAGCAGCTCGTCAGCGACGCCCGCGTCGAGGGTGCCCTTGGTGCCACCCGCGCCGGCCAGCTTGGTGGCCTCGTTGATCAGGGTGTGCAGGTTGGGGTACTTCTCGAAGTGCGGGGGCTTGAAGTAGTCGGTCCACAGCACCCACAGGTGCTCCTTGACCAGCGTGGAGCGCTGCTCCTTGATGAGGATCGCGCGGGTGCGGAAGTCCGGGTCATCGGAGTCGGCGACCTTGGCGATGAGCGCCTTGATCGACTCGGCCTCGATGCGGGCCTGGGCGGGGTCGTAGACACCACAGGGCAGGTCGCAGTGGGCCTGGACCTCGACGGTGGGGGCGAACAGTCGCTCAAGCATGCTCGGCGTCTCCTGTCAGTTCGGATCAAAAGTTGGGGGCATAGGTGCGACTGCGAGACTACCCCCATGCACAGCGAGCGCGAGGGGCACCCGGGGGTGGACTCGGGGGTGGGCTCGGGGGTGGGCTCGAGGGTGAGGCGCCGCTGGGGCTGGGCCATCGTCCGCGGACGCTCCATGGAGCAGGGTCTGCGCGATGGTGACCGCCTCCTGGTGCGCTGGGGTGCGTCGCCGCAGATCGGCGACGTGGTGGTGGCGCGGTTCCCCGACGGCACCCTCGCCGTCAAGCGTGCCGCCGAACGGCGTACGACGCGCACCGGCGCCCCGGGCTGGTGGCTGTTGAGCGACAACCCGGGCGAGGGAGTGGACTCGCGCCATCGGGGCGTCGTACCTGCGGAGGACGTGCTCGCCGTCGCCCGCAGGCTGGTCCGCAGGTGCCGGATACGTCACATTCCCAGTCCGGCCTCGTCCGTGGCGCCACCGGTGTGAAAGGATGGCCGTGAGGGAGAACCCCCGGTCGACCGGCTCCGCGACACACCATTCGCGTTGAGCCGGACCCATCCGAAACTTACGATTCCCGTGGAAAGTCTTGCCGAAATGGCCCAGATGAACGAGCTCGAGTCCACCGACCTTCCCGCGGTGCACCCGCTCGCTGGCGACCCGGTATTCGACCTTCACCTCGGCGGCAAGATGGAGATCCGCTCCTCGGTCGAGCTGGCCGGTGCCGAGGAGCTGTCGCTCGCCTACACCCCGGGCGTTGCCCGCGTGTGCGAAGCGATCGCCGCTGACCCCGAGATGACGCAGTACTACACCTGGGTCCCCAACACCGTCGCGGTCGTCACCGACGGCACCGCGGTGCTCGGACTCGGTGACATCGGCCCGGCCGCAGCCATGCCCGTGATGGAGGGCAAGGCGGTCCTGTTCAAGCAGTTCGGTGGCGTGGACGCCATCCCGATCTGCCTGGACACCACCGACGCCGACGAGATCGTCGAGACCGTCGTGCGCCTGGCGCCCAGCTTCGGCGGCATCAACCTCGAGGACATCTCCGCGCCGCGCTGCTTCGAGATCGAGGCGCGGCTCAAGGAGCGCCTCAACATCCCTGTCTTCCATGACGACCAGCACGGCACCGCCGTGGTCGCTCTGGCCGCCCTCAAGAACGCCCTGAAGGTCACCGGGCGCGAGCCCGGCGCCACCCGGGTCGTCATCTCGGGTGCTGGCGCTGCCGGTGTGGCCATCGCGAAGATCCTGCTGGGTGCGGGCATCACCGACATCGCGGTCATCGACCGCCGTGGTGTGGTGAGCTCCGACCGCTCCGACCTCACTCCGGTCAAGCGCGAGCTCGCCGCGCTCACCGCCGACCGCAACGGCCGCAAGGGCACGCTCGCCGACGCGATGAACGGCGCTGACGTCTACCTCGGCGTCTCCGGCGGCACCGTGCCCGAGGAGATCGTGGCCAGCATGGCCGCCGACGCGATCATCTTCGCCATGGCCAACCCCGACCCTGAGGTCCACCCCGACCTGGCGCACAAGTACGCCCGCGTCGTCGCCACCGGGCGCTCCGACTTCCCGAACCAGATCAACAACGTGCTGGCCTTCCCTGGCATCTTCCGCGGTGCCTTCGACGTCCGGGCCACCGCGATCACGGAGGGCATGAAGCTCGCCGCAGCCGACGCCCTTGCCGAGCTCGTGGGCGACGCGCTGTCCGAGGACATGGTCATCCCCGGTCCGTTCGACCCGCGCGTGGGTCCTGCGGTCTCCGCTGCCGTCTCCGCGGCCGCGCGTCGCGACGGCGTCGCCCGCGCCTGAGCGCCGCCGGACGTCCTACGAATGGTGGCCTCTGTGGCGCCGACCGTATGACGTCCCGATAGCGTTGCCCTTATGTTCGCCGTGTACGCCGAGTCCTTCTCGACCGAAGATCCACTGTCCGGCCTCGTGGTCGGGGAGCGCCCCGATCCGGTGGCCCCCGACGGCTGGACCACCGTCACCGTCAAGGCCGCCTCGATCAACCACCACGACGTCTGGTCGCTCAAGGGCGTGGGCCTCAAGGCCGACCGGCTGCCGATGATCCTCGGCTGCGACGCAGCCGGCTACGACGAGGACGGCAACGAGGTCCTCGTCCACGCCGTGATCTCCTCGCCCGACTGGATCGGCGACGAGACGCTCGACCCGAAGCGCTCGCTGCTCTCCGAGCTGCACCAGGGCACCTTCGCGGACAAGGTCATCGTCCCGAAGCGCAACGTGATCGCGAAGCCGGCGTCGATGAGCTTCGCCGAGGCAGCGTGCCTGCCGACGGCGTGGCTCACGGCGTACCGGATGCTCTTCACCCAGGGCGGCCTCAAGGCCGGCGACTCGGTGCTGGTGCAGGGTGCCGGTGGTGGCGTCGCGACCGCGCTCATCGTGCTTGCGCGCGCCGGCGGCCTGAAGGTCTACGCCACCAGCCGCGACGAGGAGAAGGGCAAGCGGGCGCTCGAGATCGGTGCCCACGAGGTCTTCGGGTCCAACGAGCGGCTGCCGTTCAAGGTCGATGCCGTGATGGAGACGATCGGCCGCGCGACGTGGGAGCACTCGATCCGTTCGCTGCGCCCCGGCGGCAAACTGGTCACCTCGGGCAACACCTCGGGCCCGAACCTCGACAACGCGATGCTGCCGCACATCTTCTTCCTGCAGCTGCAGGTGATCGGCTCCACCATGGGCACGCGTGGCGAGCTCGCGGCGCTCACTCAGATGCTCGACGCAACCGGCAAGCGTCCGCTGATCGACCGCGAGATCCCCATGACCGATGCCCGCGAGGGTCTGGCGGCAGTGGCCTCCGGCGACGTCTTCGGCAAGATCATCCTGACCCGCTGATGACCACTCACCAGGTTCACCTCGTCACCGGTGCCGGCTCCGGCATCGGCGCAGCCGTGGCCACCGCACTCCACGAGCGCGGCGACGAGCTGGTGCTTCTCGCGCGCTCGCAGCCGCGGGCCCACGAGCTCCGGCAGCAGTACGACGGAGCACGCGTCGTCGTCGCGGACCTGGCCGATCCCGGGCACCTCGAGCACGCACTGGCCGACGCCAACCTGCCGCCCCGGCTCGACTCGGTCCTCCACATCGCGGGCGTGGTCGACCTCAGCCCGGTCGCGGACCTGCCCTACGAGCAGATCCGCTCGCAGCTCGACGTGAACCTCGTTGCCCCGATGGTGCTCACCCGCGCCTGCCTGCCTGCGCTCCGCGCCGCTCACGGCCTGGTGCTGCTCGTGAACTCAGGAGCGGGGCTCACCGCACACGCGGGCTGGGGTGCCTACGCGGCCTCGAAGTTCGGTCTGCGCGCGTTCGCCGACTCGCTGCGTGCGGAGGAGGCTGCCCACGGGGTGCGAGTCACGAGCGTCTTCCCGGGCCGGACCGCCACCCCGATGCAGGAGAAGGTCCACGAGCAGGAGTCCGCGGACTACGAGGCGGGGAAGTGGATCCAGGCGTCGACCGTGGCCTCGACGATCCTCCACGTGCTCGACCTGCCGCGCGACGCGGTCGTGCCCGAGGTCAGCGTCCGCCCGGGTCCGCGCTGACGCGGTTGCGCGCACAGCTGACCACCTCGGCGAGGTCCAGGCCGTAGGCAGGGCCGTCGGTCGCGGCGTACTCCGCGAGGCGGCCGGCGCCGCGCTCGACGAGTCGGGCCGCACCGGTCTGGTTGCCGCGGGCCGCGTGGGTCAGCCCGACGCAGAGCTGGGCGAGCCCCTGCCACAGCGAGCGTTCACTGTCAGGGCTGGCCTTCCAGCGGGCCTCCAGAACTTCGTGTGCGGAGAACGGCCGACCTTCAGCGAGCAGCTCGCGTGCCCGGTCGAGGGTCTCGGCCGGTGGCAACGGCTCCTCGGAGACCGGCTCGACACCGCTCGTGCTCCCGTAGGGGAGTGGCCGCCCGAGCGCATCGCGGGGGCGTGCCTGCCGAGCGCGGCCCTCGTCGTCGCGGTCCCGGTCAGCCATGGGTGCCAGATTACGTGTGGCCGCCGGGAATTCGTTGGCGCGTGCACGTGTTGGGGCCTCAGTATCGACACGCGCGCCTTTTTTCCGCGCACCTGTCGGATCGGGCCAGGCCCGTTCGTGGAGTAGACGAACGGCGGCCACCCGGCCACCCGTATTCCTTCTGAAAGGCCTGGCCATGACTGCGCCCCTCGACACAGACGACCTCGCCCTCCCTGAGTCGGCGCTGCCCGATCCCGCGCTGGGCGCCGAGTCCGAAGCTGCGACAGCCGGCCGCACGCCGCTCGTGGTCAAGCTGCTGGTCCTCGCCACGTTCGTGGTGATCCTCAACGAGACGATCATGATCAACGCGGTGCCGCGTCTGATGGCCGACTTCGGTATCGACGAGCGCGCCGGACAGTGGATCTCCACCGTCTTCATGCTCACGATGGCGGCCGTCATCCCCGTGACTGGCTGGTTCCTGCAGCGAGTCAGCACCCGCTCTGCGTACGCCGTCGCGATGATCACCTTCAGCATCGGCACGCTGATCGGCGCCCTCGCCCCGACGTACGGCGTCCTGCTCGGTGGGCGCGTCATCCAGGCCGCGGGCACCGCGGTCATGATGCCGCTGCTGATGACCACCCTGATGACTGTTGTGGCCGAGCGTGACCGCGGCCGCGTCATGGGCAACGTGACGCTGGCGATCTCGGTCGCCCCGGCCCTGGGCCCGGCCGTGTCCGGCGTCCTGCTCTCGTTCGGCTCGTGGCGCCTGATCTTCTTCGCCGTCCTGCCGATCGCGGTCGTGGTCGGTGTGCTCGGCTTCCGCTCGATCCCCAACGTCGGAGAGCCGAAGAAGAGCCCGGTCAGCTGGATCAGCGTTGCTCTCGCCGCCCTGGGCTTCAGCAGCCTGGTCTTCGGGCTGAGCAAGTTCGGCACCGGAAGCTGGGTCTCACCGCTGGCGTTCACCCTCGTCGGCATCGCTCTCGTGGCGGCCTTCGCGGTCTACCAGCTGGTCCTGCAGCGCACCGGAGCACCGCTCCTCGACCTGCGCGCACTGACCCACCGCACGTACGCCGTCTCCCTGCTGCTCATGGCCGCTGCGTTCATGGCCTTCCTCGGCTCGATGATCCTGCTGCCGCTCTACCTGCAGAGCGAGGACGTCCGTGGCCTGAGCGCGTTGCAGACCGGCTTCATGGTGATGCCCGGCGGCCTGGCGATGGGGCTGCTCGGGCCTCAGGTCGGCAAGCTCTACGACCGCTTCGGTTCGCGCCCGCTGGTGATCCCCGGATCCATCGGCATGGTCGCGGCGCTGGCTGTCCTGAGCCGCATCCAGGTGGACACGCCGTACTGGCAGATCGTGGTCACCCACGTCGTGCTCATGGCCTGCCTGGCGGCGATCTTCACGCCCGTGTTCACCATCGGGCTCGGTGCGCTGCCGCCGCACCTGTACTCCCACGGAAGCTCCATCCTGGGCACGCTGCAGCAGGTCGCCGGCGCGGTCGGCACGGCCCTGCTCGTCGTCATCATGAAGAACCGGTCGGCCTCGTTGGCGGAGGCCGGTGCCGACAAGGCTGAGGCCTTCGTAGGCGGTCTGCAGTGGGCGTTCGTGGCCGGTGCGGTCTTCGGCGTCGCCGTGATCGTCTGCTCGCTGTTCCTGCCGGCCCGCATCGACTCGCCGGAGGGCGCACCCGCGCACCACTGATCGCAGTCTGATCCGCAAGAAGGCGTCCGCGCTGGTCGGGACTGTCGGTGGCGGGGCATAGAGTCACGGAGTGATCCGACGATGAGCAAGATGGACAACCTGCGCGCGATGCGCGAAGCCCGCTTCGAGGCAGCCCAGAAGGCGGCCAAGCCCGCAGCGCCGCGAAAGGCCCCGGTCGCCCCGGTGGCGCCGGCTGCGGCAAAGGACGCCGCCGTGACTGATGCTCCCGAGCCGGCTGACGCTGCGGAGCCGACTGAGGCCGGCAACTGTGGGCACCAGTCCATGAACGGTCGCCGCTGCACGCGCGAGGCCGGGCATGCAGCGAAGAGCCACCGCTACTCCTGACTGTCGGTCCTCGGCGCTAGCGTGGCGGGATGAGCATCGAGGTGCTGCCCGCCACTGCTGACCGGTTCGACGACGTGGCGACGATGCTGGGTCCGAAGAACCCGACGTCGTCGGTCTGCTGGTGCCTGAGCCACCGCATTGACGCGAAGCGCAACCGGTCGATGGCCGGACCCGAGCGAGGCGAGTTCGTCCGCGACCTCTGCGGCCGTGACGTGTCTCCGGGTGTCCTCGCCTATGCGGACGGGGAAGTAGTCGGCTGGGCCGCTGTCGCGCCACGCTCGGAGCTGCCGTTCGCGCGCTCACGCAAGATCCCGCACGTCGACGACCTTCCGGTCTGGTCGATCTGGTGCATCCGGGTCCGCCCGGGACATCGCGGTCAGGGGATCTCGCATGCCCTGCTGGAAGGCGCGGTTTCCTATGCGCGATCCCATGGCGCTCCGGTGGTCGAGGGCTATCCGACCGACAACGCGGGGGAGAAGGTCGACCTGACCATGGCCTACGTCGGCACCCGGCGACTCTTCGAGGCTGCCGGGTTCACCAAGGCGGCGGACACCGACGCGGTCTCCGGCGGCTTTCCCCGCGTGATCATGCGCCTCGACCTGCGCTGAACCTGGGCGGCTCAGACCTCCGCGAGGAACGCGTCGAGGTGCTTCCAGGCCCGGTCGCGAGCATCGACGCCGGCGACGAGGCCGAGGTGCGAGAGGCCGTCAGCCGCGGCGTACCGGGCGCCGGGGACCGAGCGGGTGCCGGCCTCGACCGCAGGGCCGTTGGCGATCGCGTCGGTGCGGCTGCCGACGAACAGGACGCGGGTGCGGATCGCGGAGAGGCGTACGGCGCGGGAGCGGGTCAGGTTGATGACGCCGCTGAAGAGCTCGTTCTTGGTGACCAGCCGGGTGTGCAGCTGGTTGTAGAAGCGGCCCGGGTAGCCCGGCATGCTGGCGATGAACTGGTCGATCGCCTCCGTGCGGGCGAGCACCTCGGTGTCGAGGATGTTGCGCGCGAGGAACCACGGCTTCGTGATCTCGCGAACCGGTGCCATCGCCCGGAAGCTGGCTCGGGTGAGGTGGCGCGGCACGCCGCCCATGAGCGCGGTGCCAGCGGTCATCAGGGTGCTGCCGAGCACGCGGTCGGCGTAGCGCAGCAGCTGCACTGCGGGGATGAGGCGGTAGTCGATCGGCGTGCCGAAGGCGGTGATCGAGGCGATCGGCAGCGTCGGGTGGGCCGCTGCGGTGAGCAGGCTGACCGTGCCACCGAGTGACCACGCGACGACGTCCACCGGCGCTCCGTCGTGCAGCGCGGAGACGCGCGCGATCGCGGTCGGGAGGATGTCGTCGATCCAGTCCTCGAAGCCCATGTTGCGGTCAGCGAAGGTGATGTCGCCGTAGTCGACCACGTAGGTCTCGTGGCCCTGCTCGAGCAGGTGCTCGGCGAGGCTCTGGCCCGGACGCAGGTCGTAGCAGTTGGTGGCGACGGCCAGTGGCGGGACCAGGAGCACCGGCCGGGCCGTGGTGGCCGGGGTGCTGCGCAGGTAGCGGCGCAGCTGGCGGTGCGGCTCGTCGTGCAGGACCTCCGCGGGGAGGCCGTCGTACTTCTCGATGCCCTCGCCGAACGGCGAGATGGCCCATGCGTTGCGCGCGGCCGCGGCAATCGTGGTCAGCCGGCTCGGCGCCGCGGAAACGGGGACGAGAGCAGCGCTGGAGGCGCCCGAGGGAACGACGTCTGTCGTCGCGGCAACCTCGGTGGGCGTCGTCATGGAAGGCATGGTCCTCAGGGTGGGGTCGGTTTCGGGCAAAGTCCATCAAAGGTGATGGGAATGACGCTCAGCGGGAGGAGTCCCAGCGCAGCGCGCCGATCAGCACCATGTGGAGCTGGCGACGGGCCCTCGCCGCGATCTGGCGCACCTCGTCGGTGCGTCCGCCTGCGCGGGCGAGCTCCTCGGCCTGCGCGAGCATCGCGTTGACGATCAGGTCCGCCAGGACGAGCAGGTCCTCCGATGACCAGCGGGTCACGCCGGGCACCCGGCCGATGTCAGCGGCCAGCTCGCTCTCGACGAGCTGGAGCTGGTGACGGACCGCGTCGCGGATGACCGTCGGGCCGGCGATGCGCTCGCGCGAGATGAAGCGCAGGTGCCGGTCGCTGTGGCGCGCGTGTGTCACGAGGGCCTCGAGCGACCTGTCGACGACGGCCAGGAAGAGCTCCCGGTCATCGGCGATCGGACCGCGGACCTCACGCGCGTCGCGCAGCATCGCGCGGAGCGCGTCGAAGGACTCCTCGACCAGGGTCAGGCCCAGCTCCTCGATGCCGGCGAAGTGCCGGTAGAAGGCGGTCGGCACGATGCCGATCTCCTTGGCGATCTGGCGCAGTGAGATCGCGGCCAGTCCGCCCTCCTCGGCGAGCGAGAGCGCCGCATCGAGGATCGCACGACGGGTGCGCTCCTTCTGCTCGGTGCGGGACACCCCTGGGCTCGACATGGCACCCAGTGTACCCAGAGTGAACACTTGTTCACTGAAGTGGTCAGGGTCACGGCGGATCCGGTTGACCGGCCCTCACGCGGCCGGTCATAGTTTCAGTGCACGATCGTTCACCGAGAGAACGGCCGTTCACCGAATCGAAAGGAGGGGCAATGAGCCTCGCAACGACCATCCTCCGGTCCCGAGCCGTCTCTGCCCTGACCTCCCCGCACGGCGTCGACCGCTACCTCGAGCTGGTGAACCCCATGTGGGCCGCCAACGAGGTCCGCGCCCGCCTGGTGGACATCGACCTTGAGGTCGACGTCCCGGGTGCCGCCCGCGTCGCCACGCTCACGTTCCAGCCCACCAGCACCTGGCGCGGCCACCGCGCCGGTCAGTACGTCCAGCTGGGCGTCGAGCTGCCGGGTGGTCGCCGCACCACGCGCTGCTTCACCGTCTCGAGCCCCGACTCCAAGCCGGGCGACCGGTTCACGGTCACCATGCGGGCCAACCCCGACGGCCAGGTCTCCCAGCACCTGGTCGAGCACGCCAAGCGGGGCACGATCGTCCACCTCTCGCAGGCCGAGGGCGACTTCGTCCTGCCGGACCACGTGCCCGACCACATCCTCTTCATCACCGGTGGCTCCGGCATCACCCCCGCCATGTCGATGCTGCGCAGCCTGCAGCGCCGCACGCACCGCGGCCGGATCACCTTCCTGCACTACGCCCAGTCCGAGGACCACCAGATCTTCAAGGACGAGCTCGCCGAGATCTCCCAGCAGGGCTACGGCATCGACCTGCACCTGGTCTACCCCGAGGCCGGCGGTCGCAACTTCTCCCCGATGGAGCTGGAGCGCATCGTTCCCGGCTTCCGCGACGTGGACACCTGGCTCTGTGGCCCGGCCGGTCTCGTCAACGCCGTCACCCCGGCGTACGAGGGCTCGGACAAGCTCCGGGTCGAGTACTTCAAGCCGCCGACGTTCAGCGGAGTTGCCGGTGGCGAGGTCAGCTTCGCGAAGTCCGGCGTCGCTGCCGAGAACTCTGGCGACAACATCCTCGAGCAGGCCGAGGCCGCGGGTCTGGCCCCTGCCTTCGGCTGCCGCATGGGCATCTGCTTCGGCTGTGTCGCGATCAAGAAGGAGGGCACCGTCCGCAACGTGCTGACCGGTGAGACCTCCTCCCTCCCCGACGAACAAATCCGCATCTGTGTGAGCACGCCTGAGGGCGACTGCTCCGTGGAACTCTGAAAGGAACTGACATGACTGTCACCCTGGACGCACCCGAGACGACTCCGGTCAAGCCCGCCAAGGGCCACAACGCCAGCAAGATCCCGCTCACGCCCGAGCAGCTCGACGCCTTCGGTGCCGAGATGGACGCGATCCGCCAGCGGACCGTCGCCAAGCTCGGCGACGAGGACGCGGCGTACATCCGCAAGATCGTGAAGTGGCAGCGCGGCCTCGAGGTCGCGGGCCGTGTGGGCTTCTACGTCCCGCCGCTGTGGCCCGCCGCCGTCGCCTCGCTCGGCGTCTCCAAGATCCTCGACAACATGGAGATCGGGCACAACGTCATGCACGGCCAGTACGACTGGATGGGCGACCCCGGTCTGAACTCCCGCGTCTTCGACTGGGACACGATGGCCCCGGCCGAGAACTGGAAGCACGGCCACAACTACGTGCACCACACGTACACCAACATCGTGGGCAAGGACCGCGACGTGGGCTACGGCATCCTGCGCATGGACCCGGACCAGAAGTGGCACCCGTACTACCTCGGCAACACGATCTACGCGTTCCTGCTGATGGTCTTCTTCGAGTGGGGCGTCATGGCGCACGACCTGGAGGCCGAAGAGGTCTTCGCCGGTCGTCGCAGCATGTTCCGCGGCGAGAACGCCCCGGTCTGGCGCAAGATCCGCAAGAAGGTCAGCAAGCAGGTCCTCAAGGACTACGTCGTGTTCCCGCTGCTGACCGGCCCGTTCTTCCTGACCACGCTGGCCGGCAACGCGATCGCCAACCTGATCCGCAACGTCTGGACCTTCAGCATCATCTTCTGCGGCCACTTCCCGGCCGGCGTCGCGTCGTTCTCCATCGAGGAGTGCGAGGACGAGTCCCGCGGCCACTGGTACTACCGCCAGCTGCTCGGCTCGGCCAACATCACCGGCGGCAAGCTCTTCCACGTGATGAGCGGCAACCTGTCGCACCAGATCGAGCACCACCTGTTCCCGGACGTCCCGGCCCGCCGGTACCCGGAGATGGCAGTCGAGGTCCGCGAGGTCTGCAACCGCTACGGCCTGCAGTACAACCAGGGCTCG
This genomic interval from Nocardioides cavernaquae contains the following:
- a CDS encoding sensor histidine kinase, which codes for MPTLDEIASAHTDLDADELAWLHLLVADWQIIADLSFADLVLWLPDREGRGFWAGAQQRPTTGPTALLDDVAGTFIPIGRRAMLDMAFSQGRVVREGDPEWVYDVPVRVETIPVRRGERVLAVVARNTNLLGVRTPSLLELSYIQAASDLTRMITHGLFPVPGQRSDHADTPRVGDGFIRLDAAGRVVYASPNALSVYRRLGLTGDLVGNQLVELTRQLVPPRNRPDEETISAVLGGQVARDTEFASDGVALILRSLPLRPMGELVGGLILLRDVTDLRRRDRELVTKDATIREIHHRVKNNLQTVAALLRLQARRMDNPDARAALEEAVRRVGSIAIVHETLSQAVEEHVPFDEIADRLGRMVTDVGGLGDAVEVRREGSFGVLVSEVATPLAMVLTEVLQNAVEHAYSVGNGGRIRVEARRLVGRLHVTVEDDGAGLPEGFDLDASSSLGLSIVRTLVESELDGQLSLGPAHAPLTGGTRVEIDVPVS
- a CDS encoding WhiB family transcriptional regulator, with translation MDWRHRSACLDEDPELFFPIGNTGPAILQIEEAKQVCRRCDVREQCLAWALEAGQDHGVWGGLSEDERRALKRRNARARVRTA
- a CDS encoding sigma-70 family RNA polymerase sigma factor, which gives rise to MADPTSRDELLDQHLPLVQRCAWRFRDRGEPLEDLVQVGTIGLIHAIDRYDAERGVPFVGYAIPTIVGEMRRHLRDRASTVRLPRDVHELRPRALAAAAALAQEFGRTPRVDEVAERLAAPRRRVATALDPQSTVPIDEGVDGEVTDGGFEDVELRTDLHAHLAVMPPTERTVLVLRFLQELTQEQVATELGISQMQVSRVQARALARLRHRLSRT
- the sodN gene encoding superoxide dismutase, Ni, coding for MLERLFAPTVEVQAHCDLPCGVYDPAQARIEAESIKALIAKVADSDDPDFRTRAILIKEQRSTLVKEHLWVLWTDYFKPPHFEKYPNLHTLINEATKLAGAGGTKGTLDAGVADELLAKIDEIAAIFWETKKA
- a CDS encoding S24/S26 family peptidase; translated protein: MHSEREGHPGVDSGVGSGVGSRVRRRWGWAIVRGRSMEQGLRDGDRLLVRWGASPQIGDVVVARFPDGTLAVKRAAERRTTRTGAPGWWLLSDNPGEGVDSRHRGVVPAEDVLAVARRLVRRCRIRHIPSPASSVAPPV
- a CDS encoding NAD(P)-dependent malic enzyme — encoded protein: MNELESTDLPAVHPLAGDPVFDLHLGGKMEIRSSVELAGAEELSLAYTPGVARVCEAIAADPEMTQYYTWVPNTVAVVTDGTAVLGLGDIGPAAAMPVMEGKAVLFKQFGGVDAIPICLDTTDADEIVETVVRLAPSFGGINLEDISAPRCFEIEARLKERLNIPVFHDDQHGTAVVALAALKNALKVTGREPGATRVVISGAGAAGVAIAKILLGAGITDIAVIDRRGVVSSDRSDLTPVKRELAALTADRNGRKGTLADAMNGADVYLGVSGGTVPEEIVASMAADAIIFAMANPDPEVHPDLAHKYARVVATGRSDFPNQINNVLAFPGIFRGAFDVRATAITEGMKLAAADALAELVGDALSEDMVIPGPFDPRVGPAVSAAVSAAARRDGVARA
- a CDS encoding zinc-binding dehydrogenase, with amino-acid sequence MFAVYAESFSTEDPLSGLVVGERPDPVAPDGWTTVTVKAASINHHDVWSLKGVGLKADRLPMILGCDAAGYDEDGNEVLVHAVISSPDWIGDETLDPKRSLLSELHQGTFADKVIVPKRNVIAKPASMSFAEAACLPTAWLTAYRMLFTQGGLKAGDSVLVQGAGGGVATALIVLARAGGLKVYATSRDEEKGKRALEIGAHEVFGSNERLPFKVDAVMETIGRATWEHSIRSLRPGGKLVTSGNTSGPNLDNAMLPHIFFLQLQVIGSTMGTRGELAALTQMLDATGKRPLIDREIPMTDAREGLAAVASGDVFGKIILTR
- a CDS encoding SDR family oxidoreductase, with protein sequence MTTHQVHLVTGAGSGIGAAVATALHERGDELVLLARSQPRAHELRQQYDGARVVVADLADPGHLEHALADANLPPRLDSVLHIAGVVDLSPVADLPYEQIRSQLDVNLVAPMVLTRACLPALRAAHGLVLLVNSGAGLTAHAGWGAYAASKFGLRAFADSLRAEEAAHGVRVTSVFPGRTATPMQEKVHEQESADYEAGKWIQASTVASTILHVLDLPRDAVVPEVSVRPGPR